The following proteins come from a genomic window of Paramisgurnus dabryanus chromosome 19, PD_genome_1.1, whole genome shotgun sequence:
- the edn1 gene encoding endothelin-1, with the protein MDLRIIFPVLSMLSSGIFDFVTAASLNHISSPGASVSARHSRPKRCSCESFMDKECVYFCHLDIIWVNTPERTVSYGLGNAPRKKRAVREPVVPKPRCKCADSKDKTCTSFCQANNAYKTESDRAIPAAQGHDCARQECKHKLAAIQKAIKRVKITHQIDDLRVMATKKTQQLLKKWQLRQRHKAPRGRPKTSPPTPTLTSV; encoded by the exons ATGGATTTGAGGATTATTTTCCCAGTGTTGTCCATGCTGTCTTCTGGAATCTTTGACTTTG TTACAGCGGCATCTCTGAATCACATATCATCACCTGGCGCATCAGTGTCCGCGCGCCACTCCAGACCCAAACGATGCTCCTGCGAAAGTTTTATGGATAAAGAGTGCGTTTACTTCTGTCACCTGGACATCATATGGGTCAACACACCAGA GCGAACCGTATCTTACGGACTTGGAAACGCTCCACGCAAGAAGCGCGCAGTCAGAGAACCTGTTGTGCCCAAACCGCGCTGCAAATGTGCAGATAGCAAAGACAAAACATGCACTTCATTCTGTCAAGCGAACAACGC GTATAAGACAGAATCAGACAGGGCCATCCCAGCCGCCCAGGGCCACGACTGTGCCAGGCAggaatgcaaacacaaactggCAGCAATACAGAAAGCAATTAAACG GGTGAAAATCACACACCAGATTGATGACTTGAGGGTGATGGCCACCAAAAAGACACAACAACTTCTGAAAAAATGGCAATTGAGGCAGCGTCACAAGGCTCCACGCGGACGCCCGAAAACATCGCCTCCTACACCGACTTTAACCAGCGTATAA